In one window of Mytilus galloprovincialis chromosome 6, xbMytGall1.hap1.1, whole genome shotgun sequence DNA:
- the LOC143078889 gene encoding uncharacterized protein LOC143078889 encodes MEVKTKLRFCLVFSAIALVLKIIVFISPGWVVVKSYFRDPLPTHVVQKAEHVIDRRHGISISFGVWFYKVCRHERNNDEGDEEKREFMEEKTTPKDTRRTSEGRHHHHERHPHRCYHRSYKKQQHGQRIDYVGEDFEQAQRNDKTFENNIPTDFIEAREFINTSVEFARHGRYELTCYVTIGLILGLIGMAGAIKYARGGGVGKHTGRLICSTQVFSSFFYWVAIIRVATFVIQLRTIQKHEILDDHMGHDVWFSVPWCLIVGAIGAIVMDISALFHLIMISRDRKSDGVEYSFHTEKHGSSKVPIIAPRGYEQLKIPPLYTREEAGPLPEKEPIS; translated from the exons ATGGAGGTGAAGACAAAGCTAAGGTTTTGTCTGGTGTTTTCCGCCATTGCATTGGTCCTAAAGATCATAGTTTTTATCAGTCCAGGATGGGTAGTGGTCAAATCTTACTTTCGGGATCCATTACCAACACATGTAGTTCAAAAGGCAGAACATGTGATAGACAGGAGACACGGAATTTCAATTTCTTTTGGAGTCTGGTTCTACAAG GTGTGTAGACATGAGAGGAACAACGATGAGGGGGATGAAGAGAAGAGGGAATTCATGGAGGAGAAGACAACACCTAAAGACACAAGACGGACAAGTGAAGGCCGCCATCACCACCACGAGAGACACCCCCATAGATGTTACCACAGAAGCTACAAGAAACAACAACATGGACAAAGAATTGACTATGTTGGTGAGGACTTTGAACAAGCCCAGAGGAAtgacaaaacatttgaaaataacatACCAACAGATTTTATTGAGGCAAGAGAGTTTATCAACACATCAGTTG AATTTGCTCGCCATGGACGATATGAGTTGACATGTTATGTTACCATTGGTCTCATTCTTGGATTAATTGGTATGGCTGGTGCCATTAAGTACGCTCGTGGTGGTGGTGTAGGAAAACATACTGGAAGACTCATTTGTTCTACTCAAGTTTTCTCAT CTTTCTTCTACTGGGTTGCCATTATCAGAGTTGCTACGTTCGTCATTCAGCTGAGAACTATTCAGAAGCATGAAATTCTAGACGATCATATGGGTCACGATGTTTGGTTTTCTGTTCCTTGGTGCCTTATCGTCGGAGCCATTGGGGCAATTGTCATGGATATATCAGCTTTATTCCATCTCATCATGATATCACGTGACCGGAAGTCTGATGGGGTAGAATACTCATTTCACACAGAAAAACACGGCTCAAGTAAAGTTCCGATTATTGCTCCGAGAGGATACGAACAACTTAAGATACCACCACTATATACTCGAGAAGAAGCCGGGCCACTTCCCGAAAAAGAACCTATTTCGTAG
- the LOC143078506 gene encoding latrophilin receptor-like protein A has translation MVTNISCDTNETVGVEILANVEFFIKESVFRKDIETKLVHLREEIVNISSDDFHISLKVSLDQRARNTKTMINNAAQFTGMCYLSKTDSNDGRSHKFYTFSHVSELLLCQQVNLEEDEIIIDSTSSSFIILKSTNIKIQQGMFKLTASGGARICVDTMKSLKKPEVGINYILNIVTTIASVISMICLFLTFVTYCIFPNLRSIPGKNNMSLVFSLFFLQAVFTFGASKTDHDVFCKVFGITLHFFLLSSFACLSVCTFHMFKAFSTITTPHDAHHEKRTMLLYFLYSYCTPAAIIVINITVTLSQYNDTGYGKRETICFLKNATSVIACLIIPVAVICCCNIIFFLMTMRKISMTPKMERSSTNKATRHNSVIYIKLFSLTGITWVLQIIDSFLAMTHLSIIISLFNSLQGVYIFLSYTCNSRVANMYRNLFIRYTEDHDSNATKCTNISTFATEKHLKYLPNSGSASENTVL, from the coding sequence ATGGTTACAAATATTTCTTGTGACACCAACGAAACAGTTGGCGTAGAGATATTGGCAAATGTAGAATTCTTCATCAAAGAAAGTGTATTTAGAAAAGACATTGAAACCAAGCTTGTACATCTAAGAGAAGAAATAGTTAACATCTCGAGTGATGATTTTCATATCAGTCTCAAAGTGAGTTTGGATCAGAGGGCAAGGAATACAAAGACAATGATAAACAACGCTGCACAGTTTACTGGGATGTGTTACTTATCAAAAACTGATTCAAACGATGGACGGTCAcacaaattttatacatttagtCACGTGTCTGAGCTCCTTTTATGTCAACAAGTAAACCTGGAAGAAGATGAAATAATTATAGATTCAACATCTTCTTCATTCATCATTTTAAAGTCGACTAATATAAAAATACAGCAAGGGATGTTCAAACTCACAGCAAGTGGAGGAGCAAGAATATGCGTAGATACAATGAAATCGCTGAAAAAACCAGAAGTAGGCATTAATTACATACTCAATATTGTAACGACCATTGCCTCTGTCATATCCATGATATGTCTCTTTCTGACCTTTGTCACTTATTGTATATTTCCTAACTTAAGATCCATTCCAGGTAAAAATAACATGTCACTCGTATTTTCACTTTTCTTTTTACAAGCAGTTTTTACTTTCGGAGCTAGCAAAACTGACCATGAtgttttttgtaaagtttttggTATAACTCTTCATTTCTTCCTTTTAAGTTCTTTCGCCTGTTTAAGCGTTTGTACCTTCCATATGTTCAAGGCATTTAGTACTATCACCACACCACATGACGCACACCACGAGAAACGAACTATGcttctatattttttatattcttattgTACACCAGCTGCTATCATAGTCATAAATATAACCGTTACATTATCACAGTATAACGACACAGGATATGGAAAAAGAGAAACAATCTGCTTCCTCAAAAATGCAACTTCAGTAATAGCATGTTTGATCATTCCTGTAGCAGTAATTTGTTGTtgcaacataatattttttctcatgACAATGCGCAAAATAAGCATGACACCAAAAATGGAAAGATCAAGCACCAACAAAGCTACCCGTCACAATAGTGTAATATATATCAAGTTATTTAGTTTGACAGGTATAACCTGGGTTTTGCAGATCATTGATTCATTTCTTGCCATGACGCacctatctataataatttcgTTATTCAATTCTTTACAAGGTGTGTACATATTTCTATCATATACATGTAACTCGCGTGTAGCGAACATGTACAGAAATCTCTTTATTAGGTACACAGAAGATCATGATTCAAATGCTACAAAGTGTACTAACATTTCAACTTTTGCAACagaaaaacatttgaaatatctaCCTAATTCTGGTTCTGCCTCAGAAAATACAGTGCTGTGA